A stretch of the Polyangiaceae bacterium genome encodes the following:
- a CDS encoding DUF808 domain-containing protein gives MPAGSLLALLDDIASTLDDVATMTKVATKKTAGVLGDDLALNAEQVSGVNPDRELPVVWAVAKGSAVNKLILVPAALGISAIAPWLVTPLLMLGGAYLCYEGFEKVSHKLFHGKADEAARPKVEEPTDPVALERLRVRGAVRTDFVLSAEIIVIALGTVTAASFQHRVLVLCAIAALMTVGVYGLVAGIVKLDDLGLALRKRTNAVARAIGAGILRAAPYLMKTLSVAGTVAMFLVGGGIVTHGVPGLHSRIQGWKEHAGPAEAVVPTVVDGLVGVLVGGLVLAVVSVVQRVALRGRHAAG, from the coding sequence ATGCCCGCCGGCAGCCTGCTCGCCCTGCTCGACGACATCGCTTCGACGCTCGACGACGTCGCGACCATGACCAAGGTCGCCACCAAGAAGACGGCGGGCGTGCTCGGCGACGATCTGGCGCTCAACGCCGAGCAGGTCAGCGGCGTGAACCCGGACCGCGAGCTACCGGTGGTGTGGGCCGTGGCCAAGGGCTCGGCGGTGAACAAGTTGATCCTCGTGCCAGCGGCCCTGGGGATCAGCGCCATCGCACCCTGGCTGGTGACGCCGCTGCTGATGCTCGGCGGCGCGTACCTCTGCTATGAGGGCTTCGAGAAGGTTTCCCACAAGCTCTTCCACGGGAAGGCTGACGAAGCGGCCAGGCCGAAGGTGGAAGAGCCGACCGACCCCGTTGCGCTCGAGCGCCTGCGCGTCCGCGGCGCCGTCCGCACGGACTTCGTGCTCTCCGCGGAGATCATCGTGATCGCGCTGGGCACCGTCACCGCCGCGTCGTTCCAGCACCGCGTGCTGGTGCTGTGCGCGATCGCGGCGTTGATGACCGTCGGCGTGTACGGGCTGGTGGCCGGCATCGTGAAGCTCGACGACCTGGGGCTCGCGCTCCGCAAGCGCACGAACGCCGTCGCGCGCGCCATCGGTGCGGGCATCCTGCGGGCAGCGCCGTATCTGATGAAGACGCTCTCCGTCGCCGGCACCGTCGCCATGTTCCTGGTGGGTGGCGGCATCGTGACGCATGGCGTGCCGGGCTTGCACTCGCGGATCCAGGGCTGGAAGGAGCACGCCGGGCCCGCGGAGGCCGTCGTGCCGACGGTCGTGGACGGACTGGTCGGCGTGCTGGTCGGCGGTCTGGTGCTCGCGGTCGTCAGCGTCGTCCAGCGCGTCGCGCTGCGCGGCCGCCACGCTGCGGGGTGA
- a CDS encoding alpha/beta fold hydrolase: MALEMLDTPRATRVGETTLAWTEAGSGPPLLLLHGLGDCHRTWRRVLPLLAPHHRVLLVDLPGHGLSGRPDAPYTLAWYAETLRGFLDALELERVQVVGHSFGGGVAQWMLLDDPQRIERLVLVAPGGLGREVGIGMRLASFPVLGPLITPVAMRLGTRVMMRVASSDLGNPEPNEIDRLTWMNSAPGSGRAFTRTVSGAIDLFGQYLHTWDRIHEVPALPPLMLHWGTHDRVIPIAHGLAARDRLAGAELLVYPGVGHFPHLDQPAVFSDAVRRFVDLRAVPARPVLRQVPATLERRGALVRFFVRVGGALRRALRQAAA, translated from the coding sequence ATGGCCCTCGAAATGCTGGATACGCCGCGAGCGACCCGGGTGGGCGAGACGACGCTGGCCTGGACGGAAGCGGGCTCGGGCCCGCCCTTGCTCTTGCTCCACGGGCTCGGCGACTGCCACCGCACCTGGCGCAGGGTGCTGCCGCTGCTCGCGCCCCATCACCGTGTCCTGCTGGTGGATCTGCCCGGACACGGTCTCTCGGGGCGGCCCGACGCACCGTACACCCTGGCCTGGTACGCCGAGACACTGCGGGGCTTCCTCGACGCGCTCGAGCTCGAGCGCGTTCAGGTGGTGGGTCACTCGTTTGGCGGGGGTGTGGCGCAGTGGATGCTCCTCGATGACCCGCAGCGCATCGAGCGTTTGGTGCTGGTGGCGCCCGGTGGGCTCGGCAGGGAAGTCGGAATCGGCATGCGTCTCGCTTCGTTCCCCGTGCTCGGGCCGCTGATCACACCGGTGGCGATGCGCCTGGGCACGCGCGTGATGATGCGCGTGGCCTCGAGCGACCTCGGAAACCCGGAGCCCAACGAGATCGACCGGCTGACGTGGATGAACTCGGCGCCCGGCTCCGGGCGCGCATTCACGCGCACCGTGTCGGGGGCCATCGATCTGTTCGGCCAGTACTTGCACACCTGGGACCGCATCCACGAGGTTCCGGCGTTGCCGCCCCTGATGCTGCACTGGGGAACCCACGACCGCGTGATCCCGATCGCGCACGGGCTCGCGGCTCGCGACCGCCTCGCCGGCGCGGAGCTCTTGGTCTACCCGGGAGTCGGGCACTTCCCGCACCTGGATCAGCCCGCTGTGTTCTCGGACGCCGTCCGTCGCTTCGTGGACCTTCGAGCCGTCCCGGCGCGACCCGTGCTGCGCCAAGTGCCCGCGACGCTCGAGCGCCGTGGGGCGCTCGTGCGCTTCTTCGTTCGCGTCGGCGGAGCGCTGCGCCGAGCCCTGCGCCAGGCCGCAGCTTGA
- a CDS encoding group 1 truncated hemoglobin, translating into MTDRTMFEELGEARLRSIIDRFVDRIADDGMIGFFFHGVDRARLKQREYELAAGHLGADVAYTGRPLDVAHARHRIMGGQFMRRLKLLRDVLDEHQVPRHIVDHWVAHTERQRPLVTRDRGSECSAGPKQEEKP; encoded by the coding sequence GTGACCGACAGAACGATGTTCGAAGAGCTGGGGGAGGCGCGCCTGCGCAGCATCATCGACCGTTTCGTCGATCGCATCGCCGACGACGGCATGATCGGCTTCTTCTTCCACGGCGTGGACCGCGCTCGGCTCAAGCAGCGGGAATACGAGCTGGCCGCCGGGCATTTGGGCGCGGACGTGGCGTACACCGGCCGCCCCCTCGACGTGGCTCACGCCCGGCACCGGATCATGGGAGGACAGTTCATGCGCCGGCTGAAGCTGCTCCGCGACGTTCTCGACGAGCACCAGGTGCCCCGCCACATCGTGGACCACTGGGTCGCCCACACGGAGCGGCAGCGCCCCCTCGTGACCCGCGACAGGGGCAGCGAGTGCAGCGCCGGTCCGAAGCAGGAGGAGAAGCCATGA
- a CDS encoding M15 family metallopeptidase, with protein sequence MPSIRRFAGGSLILCALLSALPGLGQAEVKRGSTARAPKGAEAARRAKAKKKTQGCKREKPKSFLIRKNYLKNGGLPKALRFRAERYGWVEGAGLEGFAQHSAISQAADTTFMGLPIRVHKKIVPKLRCVERTIRTSCNGRGKRYVPKAIGGFRESNTFRKGEVSNHMFGIAIDIDPDRNPCCGCVDPWPSHRYCQNGAKSVYEKTELTRCWIDAFEQHGFYWLGHDSLEDTMHFEYLGDPDR encoded by the coding sequence ATGCCGTCGATCCGTCGCTTCGCGGGCGGGAGCCTGATCCTCTGCGCGCTCCTCTCGGCGCTGCCTGGCCTCGGCCAGGCCGAGGTGAAGCGCGGCTCCACGGCGCGCGCGCCCAAGGGCGCCGAGGCGGCTCGACGCGCGAAGGCGAAGAAGAAGACGCAGGGCTGCAAGCGCGAAAAGCCCAAGTCCTTCTTGATCCGGAAGAACTACCTCAAGAACGGCGGGCTGCCGAAGGCGCTGCGCTTTCGCGCCGAGCGCTACGGCTGGGTCGAGGGCGCGGGCCTCGAGGGCTTCGCCCAGCACAGCGCCATCTCGCAGGCCGCGGACACCACCTTCATGGGCCTACCCATCCGCGTGCACAAGAAAATCGTGCCCAAGCTGCGCTGCGTGGAGCGCACCATCCGCACGAGCTGCAACGGTCGTGGCAAGCGCTACGTCCCCAAGGCGATCGGCGGCTTCCGCGAGTCGAACACGTTCCGCAAAGGCGAGGTCTCGAACCACATGTTCGGCATCGCCATCGACATCGACCCGGATCGCAACCCGTGCTGTGGCTGCGTCGATCCCTGGCCCAGCCATCGCTACTGCCAGAACGGCGCCAAGAGCGTGTACGAGAAGACCGAGCTGACGCGCTGCTGGATCGACGCCTTCGAGCAGCACGGCTTCTACTGGCTCGGGCACGACTCGCTCGAGGACACCATGCACTTCGAGTACCTGGGCGACCCGGACCGCTGA
- a CDS encoding PilZ domain-containing protein has product MTDERRISPRHSAYIGAEIDTGDGPVKAAITHDGSATGILLLTRADLDVGQTVKLSVFFVEGESKTMTGKVVRRDQLNHEENTLWRSKVAVALDEPHPDLAQAFTDLAEQQAKIYGTKE; this is encoded by the coding sequence ATGACCGACGAGCGCCGCATCTCTCCCCGTCACTCTGCGTACATCGGAGCCGAGATCGACACCGGGGACGGACCCGTCAAAGCAGCGATCACCCACGACGGCAGCGCGACCGGGATCTTGCTCCTGACCCGCGCGGATCTCGACGTCGGCCAGACGGTGAAGCTCTCCGTGTTCTTCGTGGAAGGCGAGTCGAAGACGATGACGGGGAAGGTGGTGCGTCGCGATCAGCTCAACCACGAAGAGAACACGCTCTGGCGCAGCAAGGTCGCGGTCGCCCTCGACGAGCCGCACCCCGATCTCGCGCAGGCGTTCACGGATCTGGCCGAGCAGCAGGCGAAGATCTACGGCACGAAGGAGTGA